The following proteins are encoded in a genomic region of Catellatospora sp. TT07R-123:
- a CDS encoding acetyl/propionyl/methylcrotonyl-CoA carboxylase subunit alpha, with translation MIESLLVANRGEIARRIIRTARSLGVRTVAVYSEADAELPFVREADEAVCVGPANPAQSYRNTEAILAAAKQTGVQAIHPGYGFLSENADFARTVEANGLIWVGPGADAITAMGDKINARNLMAAAGVPVAPGTTDPAASAEVALAGAEEIGFPVMVKAAAGGGGMGMAVANDAAELTEQYGKVRAFAERMFGDGAVLIERYFPRVRHIEVQILGLADGRVVALGERECSVQRRNQKLVEESPSPALSGEQRAGLLAAAVRAGEAVGYRNAGTVECLFDPTTGDFFFLEMNTRLQVEHPVTEAVFGVDLVEAQLRVAAGLPVQFDPDALVSRGHAIELRVNAEDPKRFLPGPGVITTWVEPAGEGVRVDSGYAGGNTVTPNYDSLMAKVIVYGVDRAEAIERAKAAVAGFELAGPKNNLPFFAELLDNAEFVSGDYDTAIVSRMR, from the coding sequence ATGATCGAGTCGCTGCTCGTCGCGAACCGGGGAGAGATCGCTCGACGGATCATCCGCACCGCCAGGAGTCTCGGGGTGCGCACCGTCGCCGTCTATTCGGAGGCCGACGCCGAGCTGCCCTTCGTGCGCGAGGCCGACGAGGCCGTGTGCGTGGGCCCGGCCAATCCGGCCCAGTCCTACCGCAACACCGAGGCCATCCTGGCCGCCGCGAAGCAGACCGGCGTCCAGGCGATCCACCCCGGCTACGGCTTCCTGTCGGAGAACGCCGACTTCGCCCGTACCGTCGAGGCCAACGGCCTGATCTGGGTCGGACCCGGCGCCGACGCGATCACCGCGATGGGCGACAAGATCAACGCTCGTAACCTGATGGCCGCCGCCGGGGTGCCGGTCGCGCCCGGCACCACCGACCCGGCCGCGTCGGCCGAGGTGGCGCTCGCCGGCGCCGAGGAGATCGGCTTCCCGGTCATGGTCAAGGCCGCGGCCGGGGGCGGCGGCATGGGCATGGCGGTCGCGAACGACGCCGCCGAGCTCACCGAGCAGTACGGCAAGGTGCGTGCGTTCGCCGAGCGCATGTTCGGCGACGGCGCGGTCCTGATCGAGCGCTACTTCCCCCGGGTACGCCACATCGAGGTGCAGATCCTCGGCCTGGCCGACGGCCGGGTCGTCGCCCTCGGCGAGCGCGAGTGCTCGGTGCAGCGGCGCAACCAGAAGCTGGTCGAGGAGTCGCCGTCCCCGGCGCTCTCCGGCGAGCAGCGCGCCGGGCTGCTCGCCGCCGCCGTACGCGCGGGTGAGGCGGTCGGCTACCGCAACGCCGGGACGGTCGAATGCCTGTTCGACCCGACCACCGGCGACTTCTTCTTCCTGGAGATGAACACCCGGCTCCAGGTCGAGCACCCGGTCACCGAGGCGGTGTTCGGCGTCGACCTGGTCGAGGCGCAGCTGCGGGTGGCCGCCGGGCTGCCGGTGCAGTTCGACCCGGACGCGCTGGTCTCGCGCGGTCACGCGATCGAGCTGCGGGTCAACGCCGAGGACCCGAAGCGGTTCCTGCCCGGCCCCGGCGTGATCACGACCTGGGTCGAGCCGGCCGGCGAGGGCGTACGGGTCGACTCCGGCTACGCCGGGGGCAACACGGTCACGCCGAACTACGACTCGCTGATGGCCAAGGTCATCGTGTACGGCGTGGACCGCGCCGAGGCGATCGAGCGGGCGAAGGCGGCGGTGGCCGGGTTCGAGCTGGCCGGTCCCAAGAACAACCTGCCCTTCTTCGCGGAACTGCTGGACAACGCGGAGTTCGTGTCCGGCGACTACGACACCGCCATCGTCTCCCGCATGCGCTGA
- a CDS encoding SGNH/GDSL hydrolase family protein, whose protein sequence is MSWSRYVALGDSFTEGMDDPYADGVFRGWADLVAGRLNEVAPGDFGYANLAIRGRLYDAIVGEQLEPALGMRPDLVSFAAGANDVLRRRCDPPALMARFDATVARLRATGADVLLFRFADVMSRLPGNNLVAPRIRYLNDAVGDVAERNGARLVDLWNDHEYANPALWSIDRLHLSPAGHRRTAAHVLAALDVPADPTWWDLPSWPERRSWLVTKGEDLAWAGRYLAPWIKRRLTGRSSGDLITAKRPTLGPL, encoded by the coding sequence GTGAGTTGGAGCAGGTATGTGGCGCTGGGGGACAGCTTCACCGAGGGCATGGACGACCCGTACGCGGACGGGGTCTTCCGCGGCTGGGCCGACCTGGTCGCGGGCCGGCTGAACGAGGTCGCCCCGGGTGACTTCGGTTACGCCAACCTCGCCATCCGCGGCCGCCTGTACGACGCGATCGTGGGCGAGCAGCTCGAACCCGCCCTCGGTATGCGGCCCGACCTGGTCAGCTTCGCGGCAGGCGCCAACGACGTGCTGCGCCGCCGCTGCGATCCACCCGCCCTGATGGCCCGCTTCGACGCGACCGTGGCCCGGCTGCGCGCCACCGGCGCCGACGTGCTGCTGTTCCGCTTCGCCGACGTGATGTCCCGGCTGCCCGGCAACAACCTGGTCGCCCCGCGCATCCGCTACCTCAACGATGCCGTGGGCGACGTCGCCGAGCGCAACGGCGCCCGCCTGGTCGACCTGTGGAACGACCACGAGTACGCCAACCCCGCGCTGTGGAGCATCGACCGGCTTCACCTCTCCCCGGCCGGGCACCGCCGCACCGCCGCGCACGTGCTCGCCGCGCTCGACGTCCCGGCCGACCCGACCTGGTGGGACCTGCCGTCCTGGCCGGAGCGCCGGTCGTGGCTGGTGACCAAGGGCGAGGACCTGGCCTGGGCGGGCCGCTACCTGGCTCCGTGGATCAAGCGGCGGCTGACCGGCCGCTCCTCCGGCGACCTGATCACCGCCAAGCGCCCGACCCTCGGCCCGCTCTGA
- a CDS encoding DsbA family protein — MQIEIYSDVVCPWCWIGEQRLYRALADSPDVSVRWRAFQLDPSAQSTGTPLVEWLGRRYGGEANARRMFDQVSSVGAEEGLTMDFDRAIGANTFDAHRLIWWAGEQGGDQRPMVEALHRAHFTDGLDLGRREDLVRAAAGLGHDEQAVRDFLGSTAGADEVLDELAMGRELGVTGVPMFVFAGKYAISGAQDPSTLREVLDEVRRRESAAPVLTDLAPRGESCDDDTCAV, encoded by the coding sequence GTGCAGATCGAGATCTACTCCGACGTGGTGTGCCCCTGGTGCTGGATCGGCGAGCAGCGGCTCTACCGCGCGCTCGCGGACAGCCCCGACGTGTCCGTGCGCTGGCGGGCCTTCCAGCTCGACCCCTCCGCCCAGTCGACCGGCACCCCGCTGGTGGAGTGGCTCGGCCGCCGCTACGGCGGCGAGGCCAACGCGCGCCGGATGTTCGACCAGGTCAGCTCGGTCGGCGCGGAGGAGGGCCTGACCATGGACTTCGACCGCGCGATCGGCGCCAACACCTTCGACGCGCACCGGCTCATCTGGTGGGCCGGGGAGCAGGGCGGCGACCAGCGGCCGATGGTGGAGGCGCTGCACCGCGCCCACTTCACCGACGGCCTGGACCTGGGCCGCCGGGAGGATCTGGTGCGGGCCGCGGCCGGCCTCGGCCACGACGAGCAGGCGGTGCGCGACTTCCTCGGCTCGACCGCGGGCGCCGACGAGGTGCTCGACGAGCTGGCCATGGGCCGCGAGCTGGGAGTCACCGGCGTGCCGATGTTCGTCTTCGCAGGCAAGTACGCCATCAGCGGCGCCCAGGACCCGTCCACCCTGCGCGAGGTCCTCGACGAGGTGCGCCGCCGCGAGTCTGCCGCCCCGGTCCTGACCGACCTCGCCCCGCGCGGCGAGAGCTGCGACGACGACACCTGCGCGGTATGA
- a CDS encoding DLW-39 family protein yields the protein MWKKLLIVAGVGIAIALVAKKLKAASDERELWHEATTAPDLR from the coding sequence ATGTGGAAGAAGTTGCTGATCGTCGCCGGTGTCGGCATCGCGATCGCACTGGTCGCCAAGAAGCTCAAGGCGGCCAGCGACGAGCGGGAACTGTGGCACGAGGCCACGACCGCCCCCGATCTCCGCTGA
- a CDS encoding HNH endonuclease: protein MNGVLVLNADLGPLHRVSLRHALRMLWRQVAVVHEAEPDQAVGVYPMPRVVRLVSYVVTRWRFSGGPAWSRRGVLVRDGHRCAYCGGSASTVDHVLPSSRGGRNSWLNTVAACGGCNQRKGDRTPVEARMTLRVTPAAPSWAALARR from the coding sequence ATGAACGGGGTACTGGTACTCAACGCCGACCTCGGCCCGCTGCACCGGGTCAGCCTGCGCCACGCACTGCGGATGCTGTGGCGGCAGGTGGCCGTGGTGCACGAGGCCGAGCCGGACCAGGCGGTCGGGGTGTACCCGATGCCGCGCGTGGTCCGGCTGGTCAGCTACGTGGTGACCCGCTGGCGGTTCAGCGGCGGCCCGGCGTGGTCGCGCCGCGGCGTGCTGGTGCGCGACGGGCACCGCTGCGCGTACTGCGGCGGGTCGGCGAGCACCGTCGACCACGTGCTGCCGAGCTCGCGCGGCGGCCGCAACAGCTGGCTCAACACGGTGGCCGCCTGCGGCGGCTGCAACCAGCGCAAGGGGGACCGGACGCCGGTCGAGGCACGGATGACGCTGCGGGTCACCCCGGCGGCTCCGTCCTGGGCGGCGCTGGCCCGGCGCTGA
- a CDS encoding maleylpyruvate isomerase family mycothiol-dependent enzyme, whose amino-acid sequence MSSLERAAKACRHSLDALVALGAELTDAQWDGRTDLPEWTVGDVYAHVVAGEQWMAEGGLPLPPGPPQPWIEQGVARRRGAGRESVLAELAEVRAQRELQLVSGLPSADAIGWWIWSQSPVPFVVQLTARAFDLWVHEQDVRRAIRRPGNLGSPGARVSHDLILQSLPKVVAKGAGVPPGATVRFTAMGEIPVDFAIHVDDTGRAAVGAPDDRPSTVHVTLGWQSFLLLCTGRGDRARQEVWVGGDTELGERVLAHLNIAP is encoded by the coding sequence ATGTCATCCTTGGAACGCGCGGCGAAAGCCTGCCGTCACAGCCTGGACGCGCTAGTCGCGCTGGGTGCCGAGCTCACCGACGCGCAGTGGGACGGGCGCACCGACCTGCCGGAATGGACGGTCGGCGACGTGTACGCCCACGTCGTCGCCGGTGAGCAGTGGATGGCCGAGGGCGGGCTGCCGCTGCCGCCCGGCCCGCCGCAGCCGTGGATCGAGCAGGGCGTGGCCCGGCGCCGGGGCGCCGGTCGCGAGTCCGTGCTCGCCGAGCTGGCCGAGGTCCGCGCCCAGCGCGAACTCCAGCTCGTCTCAGGGCTGCCCTCGGCCGACGCGATCGGCTGGTGGATCTGGTCGCAGTCGCCGGTGCCGTTCGTGGTGCAGCTGACCGCGCGCGCCTTCGACCTGTGGGTGCACGAGCAGGACGTACGCCGGGCGATCCGGCGGCCGGGCAATCTCGGCTCCCCCGGGGCGCGGGTGTCGCACGACCTCATCCTCCAGTCGCTGCCCAAGGTGGTGGCCAAGGGCGCCGGTGTGCCGCCCGGCGCGACGGTCCGCTTCACCGCGATGGGCGAGATCCCCGTCGACTTCGCGATCCACGTCGACGACACCGGCCGGGCCGCGGTCGGCGCCCCCGACGACCGGCCGAGCACCGTGCACGTGACGCTCGGCTGGCAGTCGTTCCTGCTGCTGTGCACCGGACGCGGCGACCGCGCCCGGCAGGAGGTCTGGGTCGGCGGAGACACCGAACTCGGCGAGCGGGTGCTCGCTCACCTCAACATCGCCCCGTGA
- a CDS encoding DUF3566 domain-containing protein translates to MTETQAMSGAAGAPANPVEKDGGEAASATGRAAVGRATVPADQSEPTPAQDQAGSSGAATYTRPAGMPVPDGEPATGAERPGAATGRAAAGSSTLRSVVSSASAGAVRVTEAVRAARSSAGASASRGPRRARLSIKRIDPWSVMKFSFAVSFVLLVVIVVATSVLYLALDAMGVFNSLNGTLADLFTSNGSGGAFRISASGVIGTSAILGAINVVLFTALATLSAFIYNVCADLVGGIEITLAERD, encoded by the coding sequence ATGACGGAGACACAGGCGATGTCGGGTGCCGCGGGGGCTCCGGCGAACCCGGTCGAGAAGGACGGCGGCGAGGCCGCTTCGGCGACCGGCCGGGCGGCCGTAGGCCGCGCGACAGTCCCCGCAGATCAGTCCGAGCCGACCCCGGCCCAGGACCAGGCTGGTAGCAGCGGTGCTGCCACGTACACGCGTCCGGCGGGCATGCCGGTGCCGGACGGCGAACCCGCCACCGGTGCCGAGCGCCCGGGTGCGGCGACCGGCCGGGCCGCGGCCGGCTCGTCGACCCTGCGGTCGGTGGTCAGCAGCGCCAGCGCCGGGGCCGTTCGGGTCACCGAAGCGGTGCGGGCCGCGCGTTCCAGCGCCGGCGCGTCCGCCTCGCGCGGGCCGCGCAGAGCCCGGCTGAGCATCAAGCGGATCGACCCGTGGTCGGTGATGAAGTTCTCCTTCGCGGTGTCGTTCGTGCTGCTCGTCGTCATCGTGGTGGCGACGTCGGTGCTCTACCTGGCCCTGGACGCCATGGGTGTGTTCAACTCGCTGAACGGCACCCTGGCCGACCTCTTCACGTCCAACGGCAGCGGCGGTGCGTTCCGCATCAGCGCCAGCGGCGTGATCGGGACCTCGGCCATTCTGGGCGCGATCAACGTGGTGCTGTTCACCGCGCTGGCGACCCTGTCCGCCTTCATCTACAACGTCTGCGCCGACCTGGTCGGCGGCATCGAGATCACGCTGGCCGAGCGGGACTGA
- a CDS encoding MFS transporter: MSEAVTTEEQPAPAPPRRRFFMDTRPLRHRPYRRLWSSTIITAVGSQLTAVAVPKQIYDMTGSSAWVGIASAAGLIPLIVFALWGGAIADTVDRRKMLLCTNTGIALLCTVFWLQAAFDLGSIPLLLGLVAVQQALFGMNMPARTASVARLVPAAELPAAGALNSTVMQGGQIFGPMLAAALIPVLGLPLLYLFDALALCAALYAVWRLPSIPPLSGTARRAGLRDVLDGFRYLATHRLLLISMGADVIAMVFGMPRALFPELAHTAYPGVDENFALGLLYAAVPIGALLGGLLSGTFSHLRRHGLMVAVAVCGWGVAVIGFGLSSSLWVAVFFLALAGVADMMSMVFRGAILQAAATDEMRGRMQGVQTVVVAGGPRLADLAHGVAAPVAGVALTVSGGGVLVIVAMVAMALAVPAFLRYHGPQR; this comes from the coding sequence GTGAGCGAGGCTGTGACGACGGAGGAACAACCCGCGCCGGCCCCGCCCCGCCGTCGGTTCTTCATGGACACGCGGCCGCTGCGGCACCGGCCGTACCGGCGCCTGTGGAGTTCCACGATCATCACCGCCGTGGGCAGCCAGCTCACCGCCGTGGCCGTGCCCAAGCAGATCTACGACATGACGGGCTCGTCGGCCTGGGTCGGCATCGCCAGCGCCGCCGGCCTGATCCCGCTGATCGTCTTCGCGCTGTGGGGCGGCGCGATCGCCGACACCGTCGACCGACGCAAGATGCTGCTGTGCACCAACACCGGCATCGCGCTGCTGTGCACGGTCTTCTGGCTCCAGGCCGCGTTCGACCTCGGTTCGATCCCGCTGCTGCTGGGCCTGGTCGCGGTGCAGCAGGCGCTGTTCGGCATGAACATGCCCGCGCGTACGGCGTCGGTGGCCCGCCTGGTGCCCGCCGCCGAGCTGCCCGCCGCGGGCGCGCTCAACTCGACCGTGATGCAGGGCGGCCAGATCTTCGGGCCGATGCTGGCCGCGGCGCTGATCCCCGTGCTCGGCCTGCCGCTGCTGTACCTGTTCGACGCGCTCGCCCTGTGCGCCGCGCTGTACGCGGTGTGGCGGCTGCCGTCCATACCCCCGCTCAGCGGCACGGCCCGGCGGGCCGGGCTGCGCGACGTGCTCGACGGCTTCCGCTACCTGGCCACCCACCGCCTGCTGCTGATCTCCATGGGCGCCGACGTCATCGCGATGGTCTTCGGCATGCCCCGGGCGCTGTTCCCGGAGCTCGCGCACACCGCCTACCCGGGCGTCGACGAGAACTTCGCGCTCGGCCTGCTCTACGCGGCGGTGCCGATCGGGGCGCTGCTGGGCGGCCTGCTCTCCGGCACCTTCTCCCACCTGCGGCGGCACGGCCTGATGGTGGCCGTCGCGGTCTGCGGCTGGGGTGTCGCGGTCATCGGCTTCGGGCTGAGCAGCTCGCTGTGGGTGGCGGTGTTCTTCCTCGCGCTGGCGGGCGTCGCCGACATGATGTCGATGGTGTTCCGGGGCGCGATCCTGCAGGCCGCCGCCACCGACGAGATGCGCGGGCGGATGCAGGGCGTGCAGACGGTCGTGGTCGCGGGCGGTCCGCGCCTGGCCGACCTCGCGCACGGCGTGGCCGCGCCGGTCGCCGGGGTCGCCCTCACCGTCTCCGGCGGCGGGGTGCTCGTGATCGTCGCCATGGTCGCGATGGCCCTGGCCGTCCCGGCCTTCCTCCGGTATCACGGCCCGCAGCGCTGA
- a CDS encoding TetR/AcrR family transcriptional regulator — MSRVTAVEQDVAAPPAAAAPAKAPRRSRREEILEIAVGLFAARGYHGVSMDDIGTAAGVTGPALYHHFAGKEAMLVAALMPVSEGLLAGGRGRVADHSEPRAALEALVDFHVDFALAHPAVIALHLHELDRLPEEPRREIRRLQRQYVEEWVQVLTALRASLNPGEARVLAHAAFGLMNSTPFLGGEVDRHRRATLLRAAALAALLG; from the coding sequence ATGTCTCGGGTGACGGCAGTTGAGCAAGACGTAGCAGCACCCCCGGCAGCGGCGGCTCCCGCCAAGGCACCCCGCCGGTCGCGCCGCGAGGAGATCCTCGAAATCGCGGTCGGCCTGTTCGCTGCCCGCGGCTACCACGGCGTTTCCATGGACGACATCGGCACCGCCGCCGGCGTCACGGGTCCCGCGCTGTACCACCACTTCGCCGGCAAGGAGGCGATGCTGGTCGCCGCCCTGATGCCGGTCAGCGAGGGCCTGCTCGCGGGCGGCCGCGGCCGCGTGGCCGACCACTCCGAGCCGAGGGCCGCACTGGAGGCGCTGGTCGACTTCCACGTCGACTTCGCGCTGGCCCACCCCGCCGTCATCGCGCTGCACCTGCACGAGCTCGACCGCCTGCCCGAGGAGCCGCGCCGGGAGATCCGCCGCCTCCAGCGGCAGTACGTCGAGGAGTGGGTCCAGGTGCTCACCGCCCTGCGTGCCTCGCTGAACCCGGGTGAGGCCCGGGTGCTCGCCCACGCCGCGTTCGGTCTGATGAACTCCACCCCGTTCCTGGGCGGCGAGGTCGACCGGCACCGCCGCGCGACCCTGCTGCGCGCCGCGGCCCTGGCGGCCCTGCTCGGCTGA
- a CDS encoding PIG-L deacetylase family protein, giving the protein MHLTRRKKIIISVLACLVLLPAGVVFGLNRYVNDTDVPLVDSLLPANEPKRLLAIFAHPDDEITVAGSLRVMSEEPGADLTLAYLTRGEAANVPKSSPQDLAARRTVEVDDARKALGVDHLELFDYPDSGLPAADPAGPKKAISDLIDRYQPTVVVSFDNRVGFYGHPDHEQVGIWVDQVLAERRHEAGFPVWHFYQATLPESMITVAKKLSPTFRDMYPGDPAQGLPVPTAAMAIDGVAGSKRAALDAHVSQVGVLQAVQPGYDKLPSWIYFRILSREYFTQVF; this is encoded by the coding sequence ATGCACCTCACCCGCCGCAAGAAGATCATCATTTCGGTACTGGCGTGTCTGGTGCTCCTGCCCGCAGGCGTCGTGTTCGGGCTGAACCGCTACGTCAACGACACCGATGTGCCCCTGGTGGACAGCCTTCTCCCGGCAAACGAGCCCAAGCGGCTGCTGGCGATCTTCGCGCACCCCGACGACGAGATCACCGTCGCGGGCTCGCTGCGCGTCATGAGCGAGGAGCCCGGCGCCGACCTGACCCTGGCCTACCTAACCCGCGGCGAAGCCGCCAACGTGCCCAAGTCCTCGCCGCAGGACCTGGCCGCCCGGCGCACGGTCGAGGTCGACGACGCCCGCAAGGCGCTGGGGGTGGACCACCTCGAACTGTTCGACTACCCCGACAGCGGCCTGCCCGCCGCCGACCCGGCCGGGCCGAAGAAGGCGATCTCGGACCTGATCGACCGCTACCAGCCGACGGTCGTGGTCAGCTTCGACAACCGGGTCGGCTTCTACGGCCACCCCGATCACGAGCAGGTCGGCATCTGGGTCGACCAGGTCCTCGCCGAGCGGCGACACGAGGCGGGCTTCCCGGTGTGGCACTTCTACCAGGCCACCCTGCCCGAGTCGATGATCACGGTGGCGAAGAAGCTGTCGCCGACCTTCCGCGACATGTACCCCGGCGACCCGGCTCAGGGCCTGCCGGTGCCGACCGCGGCGATGGCGATCGACGGCGTCGCCGGCAGCAAGCGGGCCGCGCTGGACGCGCACGTCAGCCAGGTCGGCGTGCTCCAGGCCGTGCAGCCGGGCTACGACAAGCTGCCGTCCTGGATCTACTTCCGCATCCTCAGCCGGGAGTACTTCACCCAGGTCTTCTGA
- a CDS encoding threonine/serine dehydratase, with protein MITNADVVAAAERLAGLVRRTPVAVVEPGGLSGAGWLKCEYMQHTGTFKARGALNRVLAAQAAGELDPQVGVVGASGGNAGLAFAYAASRCGVPATVFVPQTSSPVKVARLRQLGATVVQQGAEYAVAHEAALKHAADRGAVYCHAYDQPEMVAGAGTIGLELLADLPEGFDTVLVAVGGGGLMAGIATALAGRARVVAVEPVNAPSLHAALAAGGPVDVPVSGAAVDSLGARRVGEIAYQVAVANGVASVLVTDDELIEARRLLWADRRIAVEHGAAAALAALTSGAYRPAPGERVVVLACGANTDPSDL; from the coding sequence GTGATCACGAATGCTGACGTCGTGGCGGCCGCGGAGCGGCTGGCCGGGCTGGTGCGGCGTACGCCGGTGGCGGTGGTGGAGCCGGGCGGGCTGTCCGGCGCGGGCTGGCTCAAGTGCGAGTACATGCAGCACACCGGCACGTTCAAGGCGCGGGGTGCGCTCAACCGGGTGCTCGCGGCGCAGGCCGCCGGTGAGCTGGATCCGCAGGTGGGCGTGGTCGGGGCGTCGGGCGGCAACGCGGGGCTGGCCTTCGCGTACGCGGCGAGCCGGTGCGGCGTACCCGCGACGGTCTTCGTGCCGCAGACCTCCTCCCCGGTGAAGGTGGCGCGGCTGCGCCAGCTCGGCGCGACGGTGGTGCAGCAGGGCGCCGAGTACGCGGTGGCGCACGAGGCGGCGCTCAAGCACGCCGCCGACCGGGGCGCCGTCTACTGCCACGCCTACGACCAGCCCGAGATGGTCGCCGGGGCGGGCACGATCGGGCTGGAGCTGCTGGCCGACCTGCCCGAGGGCTTCGACACCGTGCTGGTCGCCGTCGGCGGGGGCGGCCTGATGGCCGGTATCGCCACCGCGCTGGCGGGCCGGGCCCGGGTGGTCGCGGTCGAGCCGGTGAACGCGCCGAGCCTGCACGCGGCGCTGGCCGCGGGCGGCCCGGTGGACGTGCCGGTCTCCGGGGCGGCCGTCGACTCGCTCGGCGCCCGCCGGGTCGGAGAGATCGCGTACCAGGTCGCGGTGGCGAACGGGGTGGCCAGCGTGCTGGTGACCGACGACGAGCTGATCGAGGCACGCCGCCTGCTGTGGGCCGACCGCCGCATCGCGGTGGAGCACGGCGCGGCGGCGGCCCTGGCCGCGCTGACCAGCGGGGCGTACCGGCCGGCGCCGGGGGAGCGGGTCGTCGTGCTCGCCTGCGGCGCCAACACCGACCCGTCCGACCTGTGA
- a CDS encoding cell wall-binding repeat-containing protein, with product MFATALVTSAYAALAGSGAAQADYPGASGLLTGVSSYTVVSDPVIQPWFCKPSGECFRPDPQSVSWSPDGSRAVVTHSLGGQIMTVRYDDENATWMVADTLRLDGGLVTQRIDPTYVGSGDRLIWTEWDPSPTAVRRLMISSGTGESKPVRFSPNDGNHYEDADGGASGKVVFERVTPAGASSIWLWDGTDFSKITDGMDPSLSPDETKVAYICGAEVCTADLDGTDVHQLTTGSPQYDHGDHPTWSPDGTTIAYRWASPNSTDNNKVRLLPASGGAWTVAAGVTGKPAWRPVRKDSLVRLAGVDRLRTAEAVSQSYWRTASNAADRRPAARSVVLSRSDTFADALSGSALAAAKQGPLLMTATTGLNDKTIAEIKRVLGDDTTATVYLLGSTGALSATVENTVRQLGYQVKRLAGANRFATSTAIADEIDPNPAYILAATGLNFPDALSAGAAAGGRNRPGSTKRAVVVLTSDSTLPVQTKNYLDAHGSAQLFAIGRQAATAVAPYENPADDSDGWEIWGASRYETASAVADTFGNGTQFAGLATGVNWPDALAGGALLGTLGSPLLLTPGTALQLDQFARAKLSEESASISTVLVFGSAGVVSDAIAGQAATWISGPGGYANGTAPSLGAASAVGPLAPPRHVPQP from the coding sequence GTGTTCGCCACCGCACTCGTCACCAGCGCATACGCTGCGCTCGCCGGCTCCGGAGCGGCCCAGGCCGACTATCCGGGCGCCTCCGGTCTGCTGACCGGCGTCAGTTCGTACACCGTCGTCAGCGATCCGGTCATCCAGCCCTGGTTCTGCAAGCCGTCGGGCGAGTGCTTCCGGCCCGATCCCCAGAGCGTCTCCTGGTCGCCCGACGGCAGCCGGGCCGTGGTCACCCACTCGCTCGGCGGCCAGATCATGACCGTCCGCTACGACGACGAGAACGCCACCTGGATGGTCGCCGACACCCTCCGGCTGGATGGTGGCCTCGTCACCCAGCGCATCGATCCGACCTACGTCGGCAGCGGCGACAGGTTGATCTGGACCGAGTGGGACCCCAGCCCGACCGCCGTGCGCCGACTGATGATCAGTTCCGGCACGGGTGAGAGCAAACCCGTCCGGTTCTCCCCCAACGACGGCAACCACTACGAGGACGCCGACGGCGGAGCCTCCGGCAAGGTCGTCTTCGAGCGGGTGACCCCTGCGGGCGCCAGCAGCATCTGGCTCTGGGACGGCACCGACTTCTCGAAGATCACCGACGGCATGGATCCGTCCCTGTCGCCGGACGAGACGAAGGTCGCCTACATCTGCGGCGCCGAGGTGTGCACCGCGGACCTCGACGGCACCGACGTCCACCAGCTGACCACGGGCAGTCCCCAGTACGACCACGGCGACCACCCGACCTGGTCGCCCGACGGCACCACCATCGCCTACCGCTGGGCCAGCCCCAACTCCACGGACAACAACAAGGTCAGACTGCTGCCGGCGTCCGGCGGCGCCTGGACCGTGGCGGCGGGCGTCACCGGAAAGCCCGCCTGGCGACCGGTGCGCAAGGACAGCCTGGTCCGGCTCGCGGGTGTGGACCGGCTCCGCACGGCCGAGGCCGTGTCGCAGTCGTACTGGCGGACCGCGTCGAACGCCGCGGACAGGCGCCCGGCCGCGCGGTCCGTGGTGCTGTCCCGGTCGGACACCTTCGCCGACGCCCTGAGCGGCTCGGCGCTGGCGGCGGCCAAGCAGGGTCCGCTGCTGATGACCGCCACGACCGGTCTCAACGACAAGACCATCGCGGAGATCAAGCGGGTGCTCGGCGACGACACCACCGCCACGGTCTACCTGCTCGGCAGCACCGGCGCGCTGTCCGCGACGGTGGAGAACACGGTCAGGCAGCTCGGATACCAGGTCAAGCGCTTGGCGGGGGCGAACCGGTTCGCGACCTCGACCGCCATCGCGGACGAGATCGACCCGAACCCGGCGTACATCCTCGCCGCCACCGGCCTGAACTTCCCGGACGCCCTCTCCGCCGGTGCGGCGGCGGGCGGTCGCAACCGGCCCGGTTCCACCAAGCGCGCCGTCGTCGTGCTCACCAGCGACAGCACGCTGCCCGTCCAGACCAAGAACTACCTGGACGCGCACGGGTCGGCGCAGCTGTTCGCCATCGGCAGGCAGGCGGCGACCGCCGTCGCGCCGTACGAGAACCCCGCCGACGACAGCGACGGCTGGGAGATCTGGGGCGCCAGCCGCTACGAGACCGCCAGCGCCGTGGCCGACACGTTCGGCAACGGAACGCAGTTCGCGGGCCTGGCCACCGGCGTGAACTGGCCCGACGCCCTCGCGGGCGGGGCGCTGCTCGGGACCCTCGGCAGCCCGCTGCTGCTCACCCCGGGCACGGCGCTCCAGCTGGACCAGTTCGCGCGGGCCAAGCTGAGTGAGGAGAGCGCGTCGATCTCGACCGTCCTCGTGTTCGGCAGCGCCGGCGTCGTCAGCGACGCTATCGCCGGCCAGGCGGCCACCTGGATCAGCGGACCGGGCGGGTACGCCAACGGCACGGCGCCGTCGCTCGGTGCCGCCTCGGCGGTGGGACCGCTCGCCCCGCCCCGCCACGTTCCCCAGCCCTGA